A window of Aythya fuligula isolate bAytFul2 chromosome 22, bAytFul2.pri, whole genome shotgun sequence contains these coding sequences:
- the PAFAH1B2 gene encoding platelet-activating factor acetylhydrolase IB subunit beta has translation MESRGEPNRMSHGDSNPAAVPHAAEDIQGDDRWMSQHNRFVSDCKDKEPDVLFVGDSMVQLLQQYEIWRELFSPLHALNFGIGGDTTGHVLWRLKNGELENIKPKVIVVWVGTNNHENTAEEVAGGIEAIVRLINTQQPQAKVIVLGLLPRGEKPNPLRQKNAKVNHLLKASLPKLPNVQLLDVDAGFVHSDGTISYHDMFDFLHLTGGGYAKICKPLHELIMQLLEETPEEKRAALA, from the exons ATGGAGTCGCGGGGCGAGCC GAACCGGATGAGCCACGGGGACTCCAACCCAGCGGCCGTCCCGCACGCCGCCGAGGACATCCAGGGGGACGACCGGTGGATGTCGCAG CACAACAGATTTGTCTCGGACTGCAAAGACAAGGAACCCGACGTGCTCTTCGTGGGTGACTCCATGGTGCAGTTGCTGCAGCAGTATGAG ATCTGGCGAGAGCTCTTCTCACCGCTCCACGCACTGAATTTTGGGATCGGTGGGGACACCACCGGCCACGTTCTATGGAGGCTGAAGAACGGTGAGCTGGAGAACATTAAACCGAAG GTCATTGTTGTTTGGGTTGGAACAAATAATCACGAAAACACAGCCGAAGAAGTCGCAGGCGGAATCGAGGCCATCGTGCGCCTGATAAATACCCAGCAGCCACAGGCCAAAGTTATTGTGCTG GGCCTGCTACCTCGTGGAGAGAAGCCAAACCCTCTGCGGCAGAAGAATGCCAAGGTGAACCACCTGCTAAAAGCCTCCCTCCCCAAACTGCCCAACGTGCAGCTGCTGGATGTAGACGCCGGCTTCGTGCACTCGGATGGCACCATCTCCTACCACGACATGTTTGATTTCCTGCACCTGACGGGAGGGGGCTACGCCAAGATCTGCAAACCCCTCCACGAACTGATCATGCAGCTACTGGAGGAGACCCCCGAGGAGAAACGAGCTGCTCTGGCCTGA
- the SIDT2 gene encoding SID1 transmembrane family member 2 isoform X5, with the protein MPPAVLAWALLLGVLAPLPALPQPQPQPQQRRRVQEKEATFDRTYSDWVDADLLNIYAFNHTVLRNRTEGVRVSVNVLSDHKDLPVLFVVRQKEAVVSFQVPLILRGLYQRKYAYQEVSRTLCQPQSKAEVETQHFYVDVSTLSLNASYQLRVTRVENFVLRTNEAFSFNATASQPQYFKYEFPEGVDSVIVKVTSAMAFPCSVISIQDILCPVYDLDNNVAFIGMYQTMTKKAAITVQKKDFPSNSFYVVVVVKTEDEACGGALPYYPLSKHTSPDEPVDQHNRQKMLEVMVSPAITSEAYVSSMLFCLGIFLSFYVLTLLIACWESCRQQKRKGLLAAMDSPSLDTASLLGHSRSIPESFLGHVPYDTYGYGSFENGSSGSTEAASGSLGSAEVSYGYVGQEQFKRRIPSAPMRQLCIAMGERSLENVAGRPRLDSLSSVEEDDYDTLADIDYDKNVIRTKQYLCVADLARKDKRVLRKKYQIYFWNIATIAVFYALPVIQLVITYQTVVNVTGNQDICYYNFLCAHPLGNLSAFNNILSNLGYVLLGLLFLLIILQREINYNRALMRNDTHALECGIPKHFGLFYAMGTALMMEGLLSACYHVCPNYTNFQFDTSFMYMIAGLCMLKLYQKRHPDINASAYSAYACLAVVIFFSVVGVVFGKGNMAFWIVFSVIHIVATLLLSTQLYYMGRWKLDSGILRRILHVLYTDCVRQCSGPMYVDRMVLLVMGNIINWSLSAAASASSSSPCSALSAPPWSGASPSSSSSRGSAPGRKPQPSPGSTTATASCSTSSTTTTSGTSSPPSPCSAPSWCC; encoded by the exons ATGCCGCCCGCCGTGCTGGCCTgggcgctgctgctgggggtgctcgccccgctgccagccctgccccagccccagccccagccccagcagcgccGGCGGGTGCAGGAGAAGGAGGCCACCTTCGACAGGACCTACTCGGACTGGGTGGACGCCGACCTGCTCAACATCTACGCCTTCAACCACACCGTGCTGCGCAACAGG ACAGAGGGAGTCCGGGTGTCGGTGAACGTCCTGTCCGACCACAAGGACCTGCCCGTGCTCTTCGTGGTGAGGCAGAAGGAGGCGGTGGTCTCGTTCCAGGTGCCGCTCATCCTACGGGGCCT GTACCAGAGGAAGTACGCGTACCAGGAGGTGAGCCGCACGCTGTGCCAGCCGCAGAGCAAGGCGGAGGTGGAGACCCAGCACTTCTACGTGGACGTCTCCACGCTGTCCCTCAACGCCTCCTACCAGCTGCGCGTCACCCGCGTGGAGAACTTCGTGCTGCG GACCAATGAAGCCTTCAGCTTCAACGCCACGGCGTCGCAGCCGCAG taCTTCAAGTACGAGTTCCCCGAGGGAGTGGACTCGGTGATCGTGAAGGTGACCTCGGCCATGGCTTTCCCCTGCTCCGTCATCTCCATCCAGGACATCCTG TGCCCCGTCTACGACCTGGACAACAACGTGGCCTTCATCGGCATGTACCAGACCATGACCAAGAAGGCGGCCATCACCGTGCAG AAGAAGGATTTCCCCAGCAACAGCTTCtacgtggtggtggtggtgaagacGGAGGACGAGGCGTgcgggggggctctgccctACTACCCCCTGTCCAAACACACCTCCCCAG ATGAGCCCGTGGATCAGCACAACCGGCAGAAGATGCTGGAGGTGATGGTGTCCCCTGCCATAACCT CGGAGGCGTACGTGAGCAGCATGCTCTTCTGCCTGGgcatcttcctctccttctACGTCCTCACGCTGCTCATCGcctgctgggagagctgccg gcagcagaagaggaagggGCTCCTGGCAGCCATGGACTCGCCCAGCCTGGACACAG CATCTTTACTGG GGCACTCCCGCAGCATCCCCGAGTCCTTCCTGGGGCACGTCCCCTACGACACCTATGGTTACGGCTCCTTCG AGAACGGCTCCTCCGGCAGCACCGAGGCCGCCTCGGGCAGCTTGGGCTCTGCAGAGGTCTCCTACGGATACGTGG GGCAGGAGCAGTTCAAGCGGCGCATCCCCTCGGCCCCGATGAGGCAGCTGTGCATTGCTATGG GGGAGCGGTCGCTGGAGAACGTGGCCGGGCGGCCCCGCCTGGACTCGCTGAGCTCGGTGGAGGAGGACGACTACGACACGCTGGCCGACATCGACTACGACAAGAACGTCATCCGCACCAAG CAATACCTCTGCGTGGCCGACCTGGCCCGCAAGGACAAGCGGGTGCTGCGGAAGAAATACCAGATCTACTTCTG GAACATCGCCACCATCGCCGTCTTCTACGCCCTCCCGGTCATCCAGCTGGTCATCACCTACCAGACG gtggTGAACGTGACGGGCAACCAGGACATCTGCTACTACAACTTTCTGTGCGCCCACCCGCTGGGGAACCTCAG CGCCTTCAACAACATCCTCAGCAACCTGGGCTAcgtcctgctggggctgctcttccTGCTCATCATCCTGCAGAGGGAGATCAACTACAACCGGGCGCTCATGCGCAACGACACGCACGCCCTG GAGTGCGGCATCCCCAAGCACTTCGGGCTCTTCTACGCCATGGGCACGGCCCTGATGATGGAGGGGCTGCTCAGCGCCTGCTACCACGTCTGCCCCAACTACACCAACTTCCAGTTCG ACACCTCCTTCATGTACATGATCGCCGGGCTCTGCATGCTGAAGCTGTACCAGAAGCGGCACCCCGACATCAACGCCAGCGCCTACAGCGCCTACGCCTGCCTGGCCGTCGTCATCTTCTTCTCCGTCGTCGGCGTC GTGTTTGGCAAGGGGAACATGGCCTTCTGGATCGTCTTCTCCGTCATCCACATTGTGGCCaccctgctgctcagcacccagctctACTACATGGGGCGCTGGAAGCTCG actCGGGCATCCTGCGCAGGATCCTGCACGTGCTGTACACAGACTGCGTCCGGCAGTGCAGCGGGCCCATGTACGTG GACCGAATGGTGCTCTTGGTCATGGGGAACATCATCAACTGGTCGCT